From Virgibacillus ihumii, the proteins below share one genomic window:
- a CDS encoding DUF1538 domain-containing protein translates to MNVLISKLKEVLLAVLPITIMVLILNFTLTPLDPSLLARFIIGAILIIIGLSIFLFGVDIGITPIGETIGKAIAKSNKIWIVMIAGLSLGFFISIAEPDLHILAGQVEMVTSGLISKTSLVVVVSIGIGLLIAIGLVRIVYNIPLYKLLTILYLIIFVLAIFTSPEFLAISFDSSGATTGALTVPFILALALGISSLKKDSKASEKDSFGLVAIASTGAIIAVMIMNIVMQTDKMTGSLEEAHESNSIIGPFLHELPIITFEIVIALLPILLIFLVFQKKSFKMSKKAVKKILMGMLFTFIGLVLFLVGVNAGFMDVGNAMGYNIASLDNKTYIIIIAFALGLVTILAEPAVHVLTNQIEDVTSGYVKRSVVLGTLSIGVGMAVLLSILRVLITDLELWHYLLPGYIIAIALSYFAPKLFVGIAFDSGGVASGPMTATFILAFVQGAAQATAGADVLVDGFGMIALVAMTPIIALQILGLAFKYKSGKGKGGVKQNVGQQ, encoded by the coding sequence TTGAATGTACTAATTTCGAAGTTAAAAGAAGTATTGCTTGCCGTACTCCCCATTACCATTATGGTATTAATCCTGAATTTCACATTAACTCCCCTGGATCCCTCACTGTTAGCACGATTTATTATTGGAGCAATATTAATCATCATTGGATTATCTATTTTCTTATTTGGTGTGGATATCGGAATTACTCCTATTGGCGAAACAATAGGAAAAGCTATTGCCAAGTCAAATAAAATCTGGATTGTTATGATTGCGGGCTTATCGCTTGGCTTTTTTATCTCCATTGCAGAACCGGATTTGCATATTCTCGCAGGACAGGTTGAAATGGTTACCTCAGGACTAATATCAAAAACAAGTCTTGTTGTTGTCGTATCAATTGGGATTGGTTTACTTATTGCCATCGGCCTTGTACGAATCGTCTATAACATTCCACTTTATAAGCTGTTAACGATACTTTACCTGATTATTTTTGTACTTGCGATTTTTACATCCCCTGAGTTTTTAGCCATTTCATTTGACTCATCCGGTGCAACAACCGGTGCATTGACCGTACCATTTATTCTAGCACTTGCTTTAGGTATTTCTTCATTAAAAAAAGACAGCAAAGCCTCCGAGAAAGATAGTTTCGGATTAGTCGCTATAGCTTCAACAGGTGCCATCATAGCCGTAATGATTATGAATATTGTTATGCAAACCGACAAAATGACCGGCAGTCTGGAAGAGGCACATGAATCAAATTCCATCATCGGACCTTTTCTTCATGAGTTACCGATTATAACATTTGAAATTGTTATAGCTTTGTTACCGATTTTACTAATTTTCCTTGTATTTCAGAAAAAATCGTTTAAAATGTCTAAGAAAGCAGTTAAAAAAATCTTAATGGGAATGCTGTTCACTTTCATAGGTCTTGTTTTATTCCTGGTCGGTGTAAACGCAGGGTTCATGGACGTCGGCAATGCTATGGGATATAATATAGCATCACTTGATAATAAAACATATATCATAATCATAGCCTTTGCATTAGGACTCGTTACTATTTTGGCCGAACCTGCCGTACACGTCCTTACCAACCAAATTGAAGATGTAACAAGCGGTTATGTAAAAAGATCAGTCGTACTTGGTACACTGTCAATCGGGGTTGGTATGGCAGTTCTGTTGTCCATCCTGCGCGTACTTATTACAGACCTGGAGTTGTGGCATTACCTGCTTCCCGGATATATCATCGCAATTGCACTTTCCTATTTTGCTCCAAAACTGTTTGTTGGGATTGCGTTTGATTCCGGTGGCGTGGCCTCTGGTCCGATGACTGCAACCTTTATATTGGCATTTGTCCAGGGAGCTGCCCAGGCAACAGCAGGGGCAGATGTATTAGTAGATGGATTTGGCATGATTGCCCTTGTAGCGATGACACCTATCATTGCCTTGCAGATACTGGGGCTTGCCTTTAAATATAAATCAGGCAAGGGAAAAGGAGGAGTAAAGCAAAATGTCGGGCAACAATGA
- a CDS encoding tyrosine-type recombinase/integrase, whose protein sequence is MEFVEPIKRLDDIKAIKKILKKHSQRDLLFFVLGINTGMRISDLLSLKVSDVWDDKKIRNFVCIMDSHAGEEKAFYLNKSVERELKNYLSSVDLDQQDYLFKSKKNNYPITRQQAYRIVNQAAKEAGMSEKIGTHTLRKTFGYHAYRKGIAISFIAKILNHHSSSETLRYIGVDKNEKQLVKVDVNL, encoded by the coding sequence ATGGAATTTGTCGAGCCTATCAAGCGTCTGGATGATATAAAGGCTATTAAAAAAATACTTAAAAAACATTCACAACGTGATTTATTATTTTTTGTTCTTGGAATCAATACAGGCATGCGCATCAGTGATTTGCTTTCCTTAAAAGTAAGCGATGTATGGGATGATAAGAAGATCAGAAATTTTGTATGTATAATGGACAGCCATGCCGGTGAGGAGAAAGCTTTCTACTTAAACAAAAGTGTGGAAAGGGAATTAAAAAACTACCTTTCTTCGGTTGATTTGGATCAGCAGGATTATCTTTTTAAATCAAAAAAGAATAATTATCCTATTACGCGTCAGCAAGCGTACCGCATCGTTAATCAGGCCGCAAAAGAAGCGGGTATGTCCGAAAAAATTGGTACGCATACATTACGGAAAACATTTGGATATCACGCTTACCGCAAAGGGATTGCAATTTCCTTTATTGCAAAGATTTTGAATCATCATTCTTCCTCTGAAACGTTACGCTATATTGGTGTCGACAAAAATGAAAAACAATTGGTGAAAGTGGATGTCAATTTATAA
- a CDS encoding NRDE family protein, producing MCLITLQFQRHSKYKLIIAANRDEFYQRPTADAHFWEDNPNILAGRDLTANGTWLGITKQGRIAALTNYRDPEQTTAGKKSRGNIVKDYLAGNAAPIEYIKELQSQQHNFVGYNVIAGTPDELFYYSNIQNKIRQIPAGTHGLSNEFLNTPWPKVTRTKTKLHEYVRLNDSLDENKLFEMIADTEEAADEQLPGTGVSRELERKLSPPFIMTPEYGSRSSAVLLVDYENNVTFTERTFEKGKFKDENHFSFQIQKE from the coding sequence ATGTGTTTAATTACCCTTCAATTTCAACGCCATTCTAAATACAAATTAATTATTGCGGCCAATCGTGATGAATTTTATCAGCGTCCCACGGCCGATGCACATTTTTGGGAAGACAACCCCAATATTTTAGCCGGTCGTGATTTAACTGCAAACGGCACATGGCTTGGCATTACAAAACAGGGGCGAATTGCTGCATTGACTAATTACCGTGACCCTGAGCAGACAACTGCCGGCAAAAAGTCTCGCGGGAATATTGTCAAAGACTATCTTGCGGGCAATGCCGCACCAATCGAATACATCAAAGAACTGCAAAGCCAACAACACAATTTTGTGGGATACAATGTAATAGCCGGCACGCCGGATGAGCTGTTTTATTACAGCAATATCCAAAATAAAATCAGGCAAATCCCAGCAGGCACCCACGGCCTCAGTAATGAATTTCTGAATACACCATGGCCAAAAGTGACACGAACAAAGACAAAGCTTCATGAATACGTTCGGTTAAATGACAGTCTGGATGAAAATAAATTATTTGAAATGATTGCAGATACGGAAGAAGCAGCTGACGAACAGCTTCCGGGGACAGGTGTCAGCCGCGAACTTGAACGTAAACTATCTCCACCGTTTATTATGACACCCGAATACGGATCCCGCTCCTCAGCAGTACTATTGGTTGATTATGAGAATAACGTAACATTTACGGAGCGAACATTTGAAAAAGGAAAGTTCAAAGACGAAAACCATTTTTCGTTCCAGATTCAAAAAGAATAA
- a CDS encoding alkaline phosphatase family protein produces MKQKQQAAKPVILLNIDSLMPHSLETAAQTGRAPALKFLMENGAYFHNMVSSFPTMSVTIDSSLLTGTYADKHHIPGLNWFDNCRKEIFNYGTGFRETFRLGLRRSVHNMLYRLNNEHLSSDVTTLYEDLAAKGISSASINSFVYRGNTPQRLHVPRFLSTLTRFKNGKWTTDTTSIFSLGSFSRLRPRGFTLQIAAGNYKYTAKELRHLIRKNKLPGFTFCIFQDMDARLHLKGPGYIKGIVKIDREIQNILNMYPSWEEALKQNVWMVMGDNGHAATGDKYREFMIDLRKILKSYRIAKIQRPVRKKDQLVICVNQRMAYIYILDDSLPKSTLVQQLKNDNRIDIIAWKDNGNIRVESGMRGGSFHFSPNGEYKDVYDQTWNLEGNLNLLDLDITDDKRLYYRDYPDALARIRSALHSHAGRFVIVNAKPGYDFKAQSTPKHLSGAAHGSLHRQESLVPLIIAGTAEKPVGSRLIDMKEFILRLCMSEQE; encoded by the coding sequence ATGAAGCAGAAACAGCAAGCTGCAAAGCCTGTAATATTACTGAACATCGATTCGTTAATGCCACATTCACTTGAAACAGCTGCCCAAACCGGACGTGCACCCGCCCTGAAATTTTTAATGGAAAACGGCGCATACTTCCATAATATGGTTAGCTCCTTTCCAACAATGTCAGTAACGATTGACAGCAGTCTTCTGACTGGAACATATGCTGATAAGCACCATATCCCAGGACTTAACTGGTTTGACAATTGCCGAAAAGAAATCTTCAACTATGGAACAGGCTTTCGTGAAACATTTCGGCTGGGGCTGCGACGATCGGTTCATAACATGCTTTATCGTTTGAATAACGAACACTTAAGCAGTGATGTCACAACACTCTATGAGGATCTGGCAGCAAAAGGAATCAGTTCCGCTTCCATTAATTCATTTGTCTATCGCGGGAATACTCCACAGCGGCTGCATGTCCCGCGTTTTCTGAGCACATTAACCCGTTTCAAGAACGGTAAATGGACCACCGATACCACATCCATTTTCTCGTTAGGGAGTTTTTCCAGATTGCGGCCACGTGGGTTCACCCTGCAAATAGCTGCCGGAAATTATAAATATACAGCCAAAGAACTCAGACATTTAATTCGTAAAAACAAACTTCCGGGCTTTACATTCTGCATCTTTCAGGACATGGATGCGCGCCTTCATCTCAAAGGACCCGGATATATAAAAGGTATCGTAAAAATTGACAGGGAAATCCAAAATATTTTAAACATGTATCCAAGCTGGGAGGAAGCGCTTAAACAAAATGTATGGATGGTCATGGGGGATAACGGCCATGCTGCGACAGGAGATAAGTATCGTGAATTTATGATTGATTTGCGAAAAATACTTAAGTCGTATCGTATTGCGAAAATACAGCGTCCTGTTCGAAAAAAAGATCAGCTTGTCATATGTGTCAATCAGCGAATGGCCTATATATACATTTTGGATGACAGCCTTCCTAAGAGCACACTTGTACAGCAATTAAAAAATGACAATCGTATCGACATTATTGCCTGGAAGGATAACGGCAATATTCGCGTGGAATCCGGCATGCGGGGAGGCTCTTTTCACTTCAGCCCAAACGGTGAATATAAGGATGTCTATGATCAGACGTGGAACCTGGAGGGAAATCTCAACCTGCTGGATTTGGATATTACAGACGACAAAAGATTATACTACCGGGATTATCCGGATGCACTGGCTCGAATACGCAGCGCGTTGCACTCCCATGCCGGACGCTTCGTTATTGTAAATGCAAAGCCGGGATATGATTTTAAAGCCCAGTCCACCCCAAAACACTTAAGTGGAGCGGCGCATGGATCATTACACAGACAGGAATCGCTTGTTCCGTTAATCATTGCGGGAACTGCCGAAAAACCGGTGGGCTCACGTCTCATAGATATGAAAGAATTCATCCTGCGCTTATGCATGAGCGAGCAGGAGTAA
- the cyoE gene encoding heme o synthase, whose amino-acid sequence MNKEGPFITKNAEVSGVYTMDSRSTTLAGDIKELFKLIVLISNVVPVFAGFWLAVYFTGSSLEDNIGLLLATIVGSTLVMAGALILNNWFDVDIDRKMARTQNRPTVTGNFSLKAVLWTGIILSAAGMGLLLFTTVEAVLYAFVGWFVYVFLYTMWSKRRFTLNTVIGSVSGAVTPLIGWAAIEPSNHIVPIMMALILFIWQIPHTFVIAIRKYDEYKSAGVPMLPVVHGFEITKRQIVIYIACLLPLPFYLVSLGTGFVVLVSAMNFGWLIFAIRGLFGKDDLKWANKMFLFSVNYLMFVFLLAIVVTM is encoded by the coding sequence ATGAATAAAGAAGGGCCATTCATTACAAAGAATGCAGAAGTAAGTGGTGTATATACTATGGATAGTAGAAGTACTACCCTGGCGGGGGATATTAAGGAACTTTTTAAATTGATTGTTTTAATTTCAAATGTTGTCCCTGTATTTGCCGGATTTTGGCTGGCAGTTTATTTTACCGGGTCTTCATTGGAGGATAATATTGGTTTATTGCTTGCAACCATTGTTGGCAGCACGCTGGTTATGGCTGGTGCGCTTATTCTTAATAACTGGTTTGATGTGGACATCGACAGGAAGATGGCCCGAACACAAAATCGTCCGACGGTTACTGGGAACTTTTCTCTGAAGGCCGTTCTATGGACGGGTATTATTTTGTCAGCTGCTGGTATGGGGTTATTATTATTTACAACGGTTGAAGCAGTATTATATGCGTTTGTCGGCTGGTTCGTATATGTGTTTTTGTATACCATGTGGTCAAAACGGAGATTTACGCTAAATACTGTTATTGGCAGTGTTTCCGGTGCGGTAACACCATTGATTGGCTGGGCAGCGATTGAACCGTCGAACCATATTGTGCCAATTATGATGGCACTCATCCTGTTTATCTGGCAGATTCCACATACGTTCGTAATCGCAATCAGGAAATATGACGAATATAAGTCGGCCGGTGTGCCAATGCTCCCTGTAGTGCATGGTTTTGAAATCACCAAACGGCAAATTGTTATTTACATTGCCTGTCTGTTGCCATTGCCGTTTTATCTCGTATCACTCGGTACCGGATTTGTTGTTCTGGTATCTGCCATGAATTTCGGCTGGCTCATATTTGCCATCCGTGGTCTTTTCGGAAAAGATGACTTAAAATGGGCGAACAAGATGTTTTTATTCTCCGTCAACTATTTAATGTTTGTATTCCTTTTGGCAATCGTTGTGACTATGTAA
- a CDS encoding GNAT family N-acetyltransferase, with protein sequence MAEIKKGDHKFYMGEDEQNPIAEITYKEIGNDVYEVDHTYTADELRGQGIAGKLVGKMVEFAREQGKKIEATCPYAQKKIEDTPEYRDILAK encoded by the coding sequence ATGGCTGAAATTAAAAAAGGTGATCATAAATTTTATATGGGCGAGGACGAACAAAACCCAATCGCTGAAATCACATATAAGGAAATTGGTAACGATGTGTATGAAGTAGATCACACTTATACTGCAGATGAACTGCGTGGACAAGGTATTGCGGGTAAATTGGTCGGCAAAATGGTGGAATTTGCCAGGGAACAAGGTAAGAAGATTGAAGCAACTTGCCCGTACGCTCAAAAGAAAATTGAAGATACTCCGGAGTACCGGGACATATTGGCTAAATAA
- a CDS encoding excisionase family DNA-binding protein, producing MYLTISETAEYLELDEAKIRAFVLEGKIRSVFDGEQYLINKNQFSTHLQQMEKYREMIQEYLREPLPEDVDVKDED from the coding sequence ATGTATTTAACTATTTCTGAAACAGCTGAATATCTTGAACTGGATGAAGCCAAAATCAGAGCATTTGTGCTTGAGGGTAAAATCCGTTCTGTATTTGATGGTGAGCAGTACCTGATTAATAAAAATCAGTTCAGCACCCACCTGCAACAAATGGAAAAGTACCGGGAAATGATTCAGGAATATTTGCGTGAACCGCTCCCGGAAGATGTCGATGTGAAGGATGAGGATTAA